In a genomic window of Armatimonas rosea:
- the aroA gene encoding 3-phosphoshikimate 1-carboxyvinyltransferase → MIYPPFLPISPLSKPFTASVLLPGSKSITNRALALAALAEGTTTLQGALFADDTQRMEDCLTALGFQLEIDAARETIEVLGQGGEVPSKSAELFVGNSGTTARFISPLAALGQGEYHLDGVARMRERPIQDLVQALTMLGVEVVCPTGCPPLTIHARGLHGGCTTIRADASSQFLSGLLLAAPCASGETIVHLEGPILSAPYIEMTVAMVRQFGGEIEVDETGRTYRIPGGQTLQSPGQYSIEPDASAASYFFAAAAVTGGCVRVPHLSLAALQGDVAFVKVLEQMGCDVLEGDGFLELRGPQQLRGVVVDMNAISDTVMTLAAIAPFADSPTVIENVAHIRHKETDRLAAVTTELQRLGVRVEERPDGLTVYPATDLLPATIQTYDDHRMAMAFAITGLRSPGVVIENPGCVAKTFPAFFTRLEELCAAG, encoded by the coding sequence ATCGCGCCCTTGCGTTGGCGGCTCTTGCTGAGGGAACAACGACGTTGCAGGGGGCGCTTTTTGCGGACGATACCCAACGGATGGAGGACTGTTTGACCGCGCTTGGCTTTCAGCTGGAAATCGATGCCGCTCGGGAGACTATTGAGGTTTTAGGGCAAGGCGGTGAGGTTCCTTCAAAGTCTGCGGAGCTCTTTGTGGGAAATTCAGGGACAACGGCGCGGTTTATTAGCCCTCTTGCTGCCCTTGGGCAGGGGGAGTACCACCTGGATGGAGTGGCCCGAATGCGGGAGCGACCGATTCAGGATCTTGTTCAAGCTCTGACGATGCTAGGGGTCGAGGTCGTTTGCCCAACAGGGTGCCCCCCGCTGACTATTCATGCGCGTGGACTGCATGGTGGCTGTACCACGATTCGAGCCGATGCGTCTAGTCAGTTTCTCTCAGGACTTCTCCTGGCAGCGCCCTGTGCATCTGGGGAGACCATCGTTCATCTTGAGGGACCCATTCTCTCGGCACCCTATATTGAGATGACAGTCGCGATGGTTCGCCAGTTTGGGGGGGAGATCGAGGTAGATGAAACAGGACGGACCTACCGGATCCCAGGTGGGCAGACTCTTCAGTCGCCGGGTCAGTACTCTATTGAGCCCGATGCGTCTGCGGCATCGTATTTCTTTGCCGCTGCCGCGGTTACTGGTGGCTGTGTGCGCGTTCCCCATCTGTCGCTGGCGGCATTGCAAGGCGATGTGGCCTTTGTGAAGGTGCTTGAGCAGATGGGGTGCGACGTTCTTGAAGGTGATGGTTTCCTTGAACTCCGAGGGCCTCAACAGCTCCGTGGCGTTGTTGTGGATATGAATGCCATCTCGGATACTGTCATGACTCTGGCTGCGATCGCACCATTTGCCGACTCTCCAACCGTTATTGAGAACGTGGCACATATTCGCCACAAGGAGACAGATCGTCTGGCCGCTGTGACGACCGAGCTACAGCGCCTAGGGGTTAGGGTGGAGGAGAGGCCTGATGGTCTGACAGTCTATCCGGCTACCGATCTGCTCCCGGCGACAATTCAAACCTACGATGACCACCGGATGGCGATGGCGTTTGCCATTACGGGACTGCGGTCCCCGGGTGTCGTTATTGAAAATCCTGGCTGTGTCGCCAAGACATTCCCGGCGTTTTTTACCCGACTGGAGGAGCTATGCGCCGCTGGGTAG
- the cmk gene encoding (d)CMP kinase: MRRWVVAIDGPAGAGKSTVARLLADRLGYIYLDSGAMYRCVALLALRGAVEPELATPLAETAEILFDPAGIGEPQKVLLAGEDVTRAIRTPEVSQLASKVAAVPGVRAALVRLQQALGAGGGVVMEGRDIGTVVFPHAELKVFLTASPEERARRRFAELEARGEIIDFETVLAEQRERDERDQTRETSPLKAAADAITLLTDGRTIEEIVVELAGKVMS, translated from the coding sequence ATGCGCCGCTGGGTAGTCGCTATTGATGGGCCAGCCGGGGCAGGTAAGTCGACTGTCGCACGCTTGCTGGCAGATCGCTTGGGCTATATCTACCTGGACTCTGGGGCGATGTACCGCTGTGTGGCACTGCTCGCGCTGCGTGGGGCGGTTGAGCCGGAGCTTGCGACACCGCTGGCAGAGACGGCGGAGATTCTCTTTGATCCCGCTGGTATCGGGGAGCCTCAGAAGGTCCTGCTGGCAGGGGAAGACGTGACACGTGCCATTCGTACTCCTGAGGTTTCACAGCTTGCCTCGAAGGTGGCTGCGGTTCCCGGAGTGCGGGCCGCACTGGTTCGGCTCCAGCAGGCACTTGGGGCGGGCGGCGGTGTGGTGATGGAGGGGCGGGATATCGGAACGGTGGTCTTTCCACACGCTGAGCTCAAGGTGTTCTTGACGGCGTCCCCGGAGGAGCGGGCCCGGCGGCGCTTTGCCGAGCTCGAGGCACGAGGGGAGATCATTGATTTTGAGACCGTTCTCGCCGAGCAGCGTGAGCGCGATGAGCGGGACCAGACACGGGAGACCTCGCCGCTCAAGGCGGCCGCCGATGCGATTACGCTCCTGACCGATGGCAGGACGATTGAGGAGATTGTTGTGGAGCTTGCGGGTAAAGT